From a region of the Microscilla marina ATCC 23134 genome:
- a CDS encoding MerR family transcriptional regulator, translating into MDQSNEIKKQFFSISEVAKMFGVNASLIRFWESEFSILKPQKNAKGERRFVQKDIEDLKLIYYLVKTKGFTLEGAKESIRQKADVAEFRQKMQALESLKEIKVFLVNLRDSLIDQPL; encoded by the coding sequence ATGGATCAATCTAATGAGATCAAGAAACAGTTTTTTAGTATTTCTGAGGTAGCCAAAATGTTTGGGGTCAATGCTTCACTCATCAGATTTTGGGAATCAGAGTTTAGCATTCTTAAACCCCAAAAAAACGCTAAAGGCGAAAGGCGTTTTGTGCAAAAAGACATAGAAGACCTCAAGCTGATTTATTACTTGGTAAAAACCAAAGGCTTTACTCTTGAAGGAGCCAAAGAGAGCATTCGTCAAAAGGCAGATGTAGCGGAGTTTCGTCAAAAAATGCAAGCACTGGAAAGCCTGAAAGAGATCAAGGTTTTTTTAGTAAACCTAAGAGATAGCCTCATCGACCAACCACTGTAA
- a CDS encoding serine hydrolase, with amino-acid sequence MKFLKCSVLYVFLLCWVTPGTTAQTPPNLIEQLMKARPYWFGKVLKNPAKYEVQILYTQINRDKKNKPIYQDFSYRLKPEAYFNPASVVKLPLSLLALEKMHQTNLLGVDKFTRMGTKASYKCQKNVPGNLPKDQNYPCLARYVEQMMLVSDNDAYSRVFEYLGSQYIQQRLAQRGYLDMRIVRRFDDECDSVTNRHTNAVIFYNDQLEPIHYQPARYDPSPFSFPWGTLKKGRGYLKKGYLIRRPLDVTYSNYVSLKDVHQIMKTVMFPEAAPPPYRFDLHWKDYRFLQKRLGSYPREGTLARYRAPKYFDTHKKYLYYGRKKVRVNPNIRIFNIVGWWAGYLVDSAYIVDFKNGVEFFLSALIYTNENQVFDYKFEYTTVGFPFLARLGQTIYQHELKRVKSRKPTLNQFKYWR; translated from the coding sequence ATGAAATTTCTGAAGTGTAGTGTTTTGTACGTGTTTTTATTATGTTGGGTTACCCCTGGTACAACTGCCCAAACTCCCCCCAACCTAATAGAGCAACTCATGAAAGCCCGCCCTTACTGGTTTGGCAAAGTATTGAAAAACCCGGCAAAGTATGAAGTACAAATTTTGTATACGCAGATTAACCGTGACAAAAAAAACAAACCCATTTACCAGGATTTTAGCTATCGGCTCAAACCCGAAGCATATTTTAATCCGGCAAGTGTAGTAAAACTGCCCTTGTCGTTGCTTGCCCTTGAGAAAATGCATCAGACCAATTTACTGGGGGTAGATAAATTTACCCGAATGGGCACCAAAGCCAGTTATAAATGCCAGAAAAACGTACCTGGAAACCTACCCAAAGATCAAAACTACCCTTGTTTGGCACGTTATGTAGAACAAATGATGTTGGTAAGCGACAACGACGCTTACAGTAGGGTGTTTGAATATTTGGGCTCGCAGTATATCCAACAACGCCTTGCCCAACGAGGTTACCTTGACATGCGCATTGTGCGGAGGTTTGACGATGAGTGCGACAGTGTGACCAATCGCCACACCAACGCCGTGATCTTTTATAATGACCAACTCGAACCCATTCATTATCAGCCGGCCCGCTACGATCCTTCCCCATTTAGCTTTCCCTGGGGAACCCTCAAAAAGGGGAGGGGTTACTTAAAAAAAGGTTACTTGATACGCCGCCCTCTGGATGTGACTTATAGTAATTATGTGTCGCTCAAAGATGTACACCAAATAATGAAAACAGTCATGTTTCCCGAAGCTGCGCCGCCTCCTTACAGGTTTGACCTGCACTGGAAAGATTATCGTTTTTTGCAAAAACGCTTGGGTAGTTATCCCCGTGAAGGCACCCTTGCTCGTTACCGTGCACCCAAGTATTTTGACACCCACAAAAAATACTTGTATTATGGACGCAAAAAGGTGAGAGTAAACCCAAATATTCGTATTTTCAATATTGTAGGATGGTGGGCTGGTTATTTGGTAGATTCAGCCTATATTGTAGACTTTAAAAATGGAGTAGAGTTTTTTTTGTCGGCGTTGATTTATACCAACGAAAACCAGGTATTTGATTATAAATTTGAGTATACCACCGTGGGTTTCCCGTTTTTAGCCCGCTTGGGGCAAACCATCTATCAGCATGAGCTTAAGCGAGTGAAATCCCGCAAACCTACCCTCAACCAGTTTAAATACTGGCGATAA
- a CDS encoding MerR family transcriptional regulator codes for MIPKVPDIEDRTYTLNEVAQLMEVSDYLVRFWLLECNLKVQDTGYKTFTGHEVTYLMQINRFSKENGVTFAVAKNAIDQEVDLIQQKIRATEKLKSIKQFFEALRNNLN; via the coding sequence ATGATTCCGAAAGTTCCAGACATAGAAGATCGAACGTATACTTTGAACGAAGTAGCCCAACTAATGGAAGTAAGCGATTACCTTGTACGCTTTTGGTTGCTAGAGTGTAACCTTAAGGTGCAAGATACGGGCTATAAAACATTCACTGGCCACGAAGTAACCTATTTGATGCAAATAAATAGGTTTAGTAAAGAAAATGGGGTAACGTTTGCCGTGGCAAAAAACGCGATAGACCAAGAAGTAGACCTGATTCAACAAAAAATAAGAGCGACCGAAAAGCTTAAAAGCATTAAACAGTTTTTTGAAGCTTTACGCAATAACCTGAACTAA
- a CDS encoding M48 family metalloprotease codes for MQFWTIFFITLSGTFALLRVTLSLLQQQHRTFSIPKNLAPYYEEKKYQASQHIAHINTWGDIARNILLTSFTIYALAFGWFGQAYAFLGDHLGKGIIQNVAFFVCYTLFITAIVMLTKNIALIYTKKHQPDLNIRQQIFKHLQIFGIIGLLVVVLSFIVFFILFQFPSYAWLVLLIVLFIIRKQFHRYMSSIVIKTFFMDADKPSLIYMKKTARPINAYLESDSEKFEQIYRFITQTLQLSINQVKFFESQRKSNNVTGYCYLNNLYIDSRFLDNDFDNNELFALIAHEAAHLNEPIRFSNYIFLFFLFFFIFGLHFSNTMEAWSVALGFTGNAPVLNLIAFLWISSKVKFIANIIEKHQVRQQEYQADHLSVQATNKEAVRTLLKKVSGRNLTPVNIHPWQEFFYKTHPSLTRRLEFIEQTTTRSEIIARLTKKLQKHTNPPVSPS; via the coding sequence ATGCAATTCTGGACAATATTCTTTATCACACTGAGTGGTACCTTTGCCTTGCTGCGCGTTACACTCAGCTTGTTACAACAACAACACCGCACTTTTTCTATTCCTAAAAACCTGGCACCTTATTATGAGGAAAAAAAATACCAAGCATCACAACACATTGCCCACATCAATACCTGGGGAGATATTGCACGTAATATACTTCTGACATCATTCACTATATATGCGCTTGCCTTTGGATGGTTTGGACAAGCGTATGCCTTCTTAGGAGATCATTTGGGTAAAGGAATTATACAGAATGTAGCTTTTTTTGTATGCTATACTTTGTTTATAACAGCTATAGTGATGTTGACCAAAAATATAGCGCTTATATATACCAAAAAGCACCAACCTGACTTAAATATACGACAACAGATTTTTAAACATTTGCAAATATTTGGGATCATAGGCCTATTAGTTGTTGTCCTGTCTTTCATAGTATTTTTCATACTTTTCCAATTCCCGTCTTATGCTTGGCTCGTGTTATTGATCGTATTGTTTATCATCAGAAAACAATTTCACCGGTATATGTCGAGCATAGTCATCAAAACTTTTTTTATGGACGCAGACAAACCTAGCCTCATTTACATGAAAAAAACTGCGCGTCCTATCAATGCCTATTTAGAAAGTGATTCAGAAAAATTTGAACAAATTTATCGTTTTATCACTCAAACCTTACAGTTATCCATCAATCAGGTAAAGTTTTTTGAAAGTCAACGCAAGTCAAACAACGTTACAGGCTACTGCTACCTCAACAACCTTTATATCGACAGTCGATTTTTAGACAATGACTTTGACAACAATGAGTTATTTGCCCTTATCGCTCATGAGGCTGCCCACCTCAATGAACCCATCAGGTTTAGTAATTATATATTTCTATTTTTTTTATTTTTCTTCATTTTTGGGTTGCACTTTTCAAACACTATGGAAGCCTGGTCAGTAGCTTTAGGGTTTACAGGCAATGCCCCAGTCCTCAATTTAATTGCTTTTCTGTGGATTTCCTCCAAAGTAAAGTTTATAGCCAACATTATAGAAAAACACCAAGTACGCCAACAAGAATATCAGGCAGACCACCTGTCAGTACAAGCCACCAACAAAGAAGCAGTAAGAACCCTTTTAAAGAAAGTATCTGGGCGAAACCTCACTCCTGTAAATATTCACCCCTGGCAAGAGTTTTTTTATAAAACTCACCCCAGCCTGACACGAAGGCTGGAGTTTATAGAACAAACCACCACCAGAAGTGAAATAATTGCACGCTTGACCAAAAAACTCCAAAAGCATACTAATCCACCCGTTTCACCTTCATAG